In the genome of Gloeotrichia echinulata CP02, one region contains:
- a CDS encoding L,D-transpeptidase: MTMERNVSVARIIMWLCFGTAILSLAVHWHLNTTEQKTEQLASTQDSQRKLSKTGIEGTALGASVPAKVTDRTSKSKTSTIKSHNTKSGTGSKNVARATEKAQKTRLVGQGQAQNPRAVDDWPESLMPRAAAQQKTGNKVVYDKRQVMIDLSDRRAYVYQSDTVIASYPIAVGKKGWETPTGNFQVMHKQHDPIWLHPITGKVFEAGPDSPLGDRWIGFWSDGHNEIGFHGTPDTHLLGSAISHGCIRMRNPDVRLLYEQVRLGTRVIVQD, encoded by the coding sequence ATGACAATGGAAAGAAATGTATCTGTAGCGCGGATAATCATGTGGCTCTGTTTTGGCACAGCAATTTTATCTCTGGCTGTCCATTGGCACCTGAATACAACAGAACAGAAAACTGAGCAGCTAGCCTCCACTCAGGACAGTCAGAGAAAGCTGTCGAAAACGGGGATCGAGGGAACCGCGCTGGGCGCGTCTGTTCCTGCTAAAGTGACTGATAGGACATCTAAATCAAAGACCTCAACGATAAAGTCTCATAATACTAAGTCGGGAACAGGGAGTAAAAATGTAGCCAGAGCAACTGAAAAAGCTCAAAAGACCCGGTTAGTGGGGCAAGGACAAGCACAGAACCCAAGGGCGGTGGACGACTGGCCAGAGTCGCTAATGCCAAGGGCTGCAGCCCAACAAAAAACAGGTAATAAGGTGGTATACGATAAAAGGCAAGTGATGATTGATTTAAGCGATCGCCGCGCCTATGTTTACCAGTCAGATACAGTCATAGCCAGCTACCCAATTGCGGTAGGTAAGAAGGGATGGGAAACACCCACAGGGAATTTTCAAGTCATGCATAAGCAACATGATCCTATTTGGCTGCATCCCATTACCGGCAAAGTCTTTGAGGCTGGCCCCGATAGTCCTTTGGGAGACCGCTGGATTGGTTTTTGGTCGGATGGACACAATGAAATTGGCTTTCATGGCACGCCAGATACCCACCTGCTCGGATCTGCTATCTCTCACGGGTGCATCAGAATGCGAAATCCCGATGTCCGATTACTGTACGAGCAAGTGAGGTTAGGGACGCGAGTTATAGTACAAGATTGA
- a CDS encoding late competence development ComFB family protein, with protein MSIEKIVEQALQDGYLTPAMEAEVGRICDNASELSIEEYMALDRLMGALLTGEVVAVPRKQFINVMEELVLTEAISRVAEIEATSESSLDVGDIAAYALNRLPPLYATTEEGANYQRQRAKADLQELIAQQIGEAIGRNLDQPNNNQTPVSGKTTGNEVLKHVSTLLQAYALNYEQKSQS; from the coding sequence ATGAGTATTGAAAAAATTGTCGAACAAGCTCTCCAAGATGGTTATCTGACACCAGCTATGGAAGCAGAAGTCGGGCGCATCTGCGATAATGCCTCAGAACTCTCCATAGAAGAGTACATGGCACTGGATAGGCTAATGGGGGCGCTATTAACTGGCGAAGTGGTAGCGGTACCTCGCAAACAGTTCATCAACGTCATGGAAGAGTTGGTATTAACAGAAGCGATCTCCAGAGTAGCAGAAATCGAAGCTACTAGCGAAAGTTCCCTGGATGTAGGCGATATAGCCGCTTACGCCCTCAATCGCCTTCCTCCCCTCTATGCAACAACGGAAGAAGGTGCTAACTACCAGCGCCAACGCGCTAAGGCAGATCTTCAAGAATTAATTGCCCAGCAAATAGGCGAAGCTATTGGTCGTAACCTCGACCAACCCAATAACAATCAAACACCAGTATCGGGTAAAACTACTGGCAATGAGGTGCTAAAGCACGTCAGCACTTTACTTCAAGCCTACGCTCTTAATTATGAGCAAAAATCCCAATCTTAA